A window of the Tiliqua scincoides isolate rTilSci1 chromosome 5, rTilSci1.hap2, whole genome shotgun sequence genome harbors these coding sequences:
- the LOC136653194 gene encoding olfactory receptor 10C1-like: MVQKVDSDPGRHMQNQSAVEEFILLGFQGQPALLFTAFLTIYLAILLGNGLILVVTTCDSALRTPMYFFLRNLSGLEICYTSVLLPKMMANLVTGDLTISLQACATQMFFILFLGATECFLLAAMAYDRYLAICLPLRYMMIMNHRVRARLVAGSFAISFPVQLVQIGLIFSLPFCGPNVIDDFFCDIPPVLNLACADLFLNELAVYLENVLFVIVPFFLILASYVYITRTILRMPSKTGRQKAFSTCSSHITVVSLFYGSAMLVYLQPKTPDKVVSLLYTIIIPLCNPLIYTLRNREVKAALSRLFGRKPSFEVSSEIT, translated from the exons ATGGTGCAGAAG GTTGATTCTGACCCAGGCAGACACATGCAGAACCAAAGCGCTGTGGAAGAGTTCATCTTGTTGGGATTCCAAGGACAACCTGCCCTCCTCTTCACTGCCTTCCTGACCATTTATCTGGCTATTCTACTGGGCAATGGTCTGATTCTGGTGGTGACAACATGTGACTCGGCCCTACgtacccccatgtatttctttctgCGCAACCTATCAGGGCTGGAGATATGTTATACTTCAGTTCTCCTTCCCAAGATGATGGCCAATCTGGTAACAGGGGACCTCACCATTTCCCTGCAAGCTTGTGCTACTCAGATGTTCTTTATTCTTTTTCTGGGTGCAACAGAGTGTTTCCTGCTGGCAGCCATGGCCTATGACCGCTATCTTGCTATCTGTCTGCCTCTCCGGTACATGATGATCATGAACCACAGGGTACGTGCGAGGCTGGTGGCTGGCTCCTTTGCCATCAGCTTCCCTGTGCAGCTGGTGCAAATTGGCCTCAtcttttctttgcctttttgtgGTCCCAATGTGATTGATGACTTCTTCTGTGACATTCCACCAGTACTCAACCTTGCATGTGCAGACCTGTTTCTCAATGAGCTGGCCGTCTACCTGGAGAATGTCCTCTTTGTTATAGTCCCCTTTTTCCTCATCCTGGCCTCCTATGTGTACATCACCAGAACCATCCTTCGTATGCCATCTAAGACTGGCAGGCAAAAGGCCTTTTCCACCTGCTCATCCCATATCACTGTGGTTAGTCTCTTCTACGGCTCTGCAATGCTCGTGTATCTGCAACCCAAGACTCCTGACAAGGTGGTCTCTCTGCTTTATACAATCATCATTCCTCTCTGTAATCCCCTCATCTATACCCTGAGGAACAGAGAAGTGAAGGCTGCTCTCAGTAGGCTGTTTGGAAGGAAACCATCCTTTGAAGTGTCCTCAGAGATAACCTGA
- the LOC136653195 gene encoding olfactory receptor 10AG1-like: MILKVDAEPGRYMQNQSAVKEFILLGFQGHPALLFPAFLATYLAILLGNGLILVVTTCDSALRTPMYFFLRSLSGLEMCYTSVLLPKMMANLVTGDSSISLQACATQMFFILFLGGTECFLLAAMAYDRYLAICLPLRYVMIMNHRVRAGLVAGSFAINLPMQLVQTGLIFSLPFCGPNVIDDFFCDIPPVLNLACADLFLNELAVYLENIFFVILPFVLILVSYMYITRAILRMPSKTGRQKAFSTCSSHITVVSLFYGSGMLVYLQPKTPDKVVSLLYTIIIPLCNPLIYTLRNREVKAALSRLFGRKPSFEVASELN; the protein is encoded by the exons ATGATCCTGAAG GTTGATGCTGAACCAGGCAGATACATGCAGAACCAAAGCGCTGTGAAAGAGTTCATCCTCTTGGGCTTCCAAGGACATCCAGCCCTCCTATTTCCTGCCTTCCTAGCCACTTATCTGGCTATCCTACTGGGCAACGGTCTGATTCTGGTAGTGACAACATGCGATTCTGCCCTGCgaacccccatgtacttcttcttgcGCAGCCTGTCAGGGCTGGAAATGTGTTATACCTCAGTCCTCCTTCCCAAGATGATGGCCAATCTGGTCACAGGGGACTCCTCTATTTCTCTGCAAGCTTGTGCTACTCAGATGTTCTTTATTCTTTTTCTGGGTGGTACAGAGTGCTTTTTGCTCGCAGCCATGGCCTATGACCGCTATCTTGCTATCTGTCTGCCTCTCCGCTATGTGATGATCATGAACCATAGGGTACGTGCAGGGCTGGTGGCTGGCTCCTTTGCCATCAACCTCCCTATGCAGTTGGTGCAAACTGGTCTCATCTTCTCTTTGCCTTTCTGTGGGCCTAATGTGATTGATGacttcttctgtgacatcccacCAGTACTCAACCTTGCATGTGCAGACCTGTTTCTCAATGAACTGGCTGTCTATCTGGAGAATATCTTCTTTGTTATACTACCCTTTGTCCTCATCCTGGTCTCTTATATGTACATCACCAGAGCCATCTTGCGTATGCCATCTAAGACTGGACGGCAAAAGGCCTTTTCCACCTGCTCATCCCATATCACTGTGGTTAGTCTCTTCTATGGTTCAGGGATGCTCGTGTATCTGCAGCCCAAGACTCCTGACAAGGTGGTCTCTCTGCTCTACACAATCATCATTCCTCTCTGCAATCCCCTCATCTACACCCTGAGGAACAGAGAAGTGAAGGCTGCCCTCAGTAGGCTGTTTGGAAGGAAACCATCCTTTGAAGTGGCCTCAGAGTTAAACTGA